TAGAATGGCCTCGAGGAAATTTTGTGCAGTATTTAAGATTTTGAATTGAGTATTACATACTTCCTCTTGTGAATTGCAAAACTGCAAATGAGAATTCCATTAtattcttttttgataagtaacattCCATAATAATTTACTGTTCACAAAACCACACGAGTAGAAAGTGGGAATTGTTCAAATTCCTTCATGGTGTTCTTTTCGATCGGGCACGATCAGGTAAGAGATCCCTGGTGATATCTTCGATGAGCCCACTGAGCACATGCTTTTCCACATCCCTGATAACGTCGCCTTTTTCTAGCAAAGCAAACATCATGTCATTCCATCCCACGTCCCACATACAATTCACGTCAGGATCACCATTGTGGACATCGATCTCAAGCATTTTAGGCAAATAATCTTCGATGTCGGCTCTAGGATTCCCATTCCTTCCATAGAATTTCAACGTCTCGTAATCCTTATGCAACTGCTTGATCAAACCCTCCAAGGATTTTACTTTTGTGGCATGGGTTGATAACTTAATGCAAGGATTAACAGTGAGCTCTTGTCGTCTTCCTTTGCGTCTCATTACTTCATACACGCAATCTAATATGAGCTTGCTCTCTTCGTCTTGATAGTCACGAGTGCCACTGGCATGAAAAACATCAAAAGGAATGTTTAGCTTGAAAAGTGCCTCTGCTGTGTTGAGGAATAGTTCACTTGTTATTAGTATCTGCTTTAGGAAGTTTTCACTTTCTGTTAATGGCTCATGCATTCCTGATTTGGGAACTTTACGGTGATCTAGTAGTGAGGGGTAAGAGATGTCTCTGCTCTCTCCAGTGGTTCCTGCAACATATAACACTGAACTCTAAGTACAAAactcatcattttttttcatgaatgCATGATGTGATCGTAGTTTATACACATTATGTATTTTGTTCCTGCAATTGTTTAAAGTAAGGATGTATAATGATTTTGGAAGTTGGCATGTTGTGCATGGCTTGAATATTATAGTATTATGTATGCTCTATGTGCTTATGCAATGGAAactgtgtttttcttttctatttgtgGAGTGGAGTACAGCGTTCCAGAAACATAATGGCTGATGTTGCTCTGAGCCGATCTCTTGTTAAAccttaaaaaggaaattagaaaGATTTGGTGGCTCTAGATTGCAAAATTGTGCTGGAGAATGaacaagaaattattaaaatggGGAGAGGTGATCAACATTAAGCTAACTATTTACTTTGCTCTGGGTGGATATGAAGGGCAAAGATTTCTACTTCTTGAAGGGTGATTCTTAATTAAAGTGTAAGATTTCACTTACCAGAAATTGAATTTGTTGTAAATTTGCAACCCTTGTTTTCTTCATCTCCATCAAAAACAGGCTCATGATCTTCCTGATCATAACTAATTTTTGAGACCATGTTTTGACTCTGCATAAGACTCAATGAAACTTATGTGAGCTCGCTACTGAATTTCACAAGTGATGAATTTTGTAGGCAAAGAAGTATGTTGTAGTTTGACTAATAGATAGATGTGTGGTTTACATGAAATTGAAGTTTGGGAACTTAACCATGTATTAACACTTACGCTTCCTTTTGGAGGTAGAACTGACTCTTCTAGGCTTTGGCATCCATCTACTGAAGGGCTGTACAATGGGAAAGCCTTTTCAGCTTCTTTCATTAGTTGTGCCACATTCAATGGTTGGATGCTTGATGCTGATTTGTTGGATTTGACAATATGTGATTCTGCTTCTTTAGACATGTTGGCTCTAACTTGTTCGGCTCCTTTATAATCACTGAATTTGTCATTCCTTCTTGGTTTCACTTCTTGCAAAATGGAGCTCTGCTGTTTTGATGGCCTTACAAAGTTTTGTAGTGTTCCATTTCTCCTGGTTGCTACTTCATCAATCTTTCTTGGGGTCTCACTTTTATGTGCTTtggtatttttttccttctgtgtGGCTGGTACATAAACAGGTTTTCCCTCCATAAATGGTGGAATGCGAGCTTTTTCCCTTACCAGTTGAGATACTGGGTCTGATGGATAAAAATTCTTTTCTGAGTTCCTATTCTCTAACGCTTTCATGTGGAAGTTTAAGTCAGGAGAACTTTCTTCGGCAACCAGATCTTCATGGTGCCTGCCATTTGGAAATCCTTCGGAGTGTGCTGCATGAATAGCTTCTGTAGAGCCTTTCTTACTTGATGTGACCTGGTTCATATGTTGGTGTTTCTTTTGCAAATTTGTCACATCAGACGGGGTTTTTGCTGAGCTCTTAAATATCAGTCCTCTTCCTCTTTGTTTACTCATCTGCAATTTTTGGTTTGTAATCTGctgttctctctcttctccctgaTTCTTTTCTCCTTGTTGCTCTGGTTTCTGGAGAATATACTGTTGTTGTAATCCGGGACTGTTCTGAGACTTTTCTTGGTTGTTTGGGAGAAGAAGCTTGTTCACATATCTCTTTTCAGGTTGGAGCATGGATTCTTTGTACCCTGTTTTTCCTTGCAGTATTACTGCAGCTTCTGATCTTTTATGTGCCTTTGCATCCATCTGCCGCATCTCTTGCCTTGAAACTGGTTCCTTGGTTTTGCCCATTCCTGTGCCTTTCTGTTCCCTGTTCTTTATGTCATCCTGTTTTCTCTCTTTGTCCTGAATATTCTTTTGACTTCGGGCATTCTGATTTAACTGGGCTATCTTGTTTTGCTGCTTTTCAGTTTTTAGGGAGGCCTTCTCTGAGCTTGTCCCTCGTTGAATTTGTTCCATGTCTTTCTGCAGTGAGTTCCCATTATGAATAATTGTCTCAATGCTGGCATTTCGTGTAGGCAGGTTTTTCCCTCCTTTCGACACAAAGGTCTGGTCCAGCATCACATGATTCCTTTTCGCATCTGTTACCTTTTGTCTTTGGGGAGATTCAAGATATGTAGTATCTTTGGTCTTCAGTATTGCATTCTTGGTGCTTCCACGTGCCATGTGCTGTAAGGGCACCCCTTCTGCTTTTTGCTTGGGAGCCAAGTCTGCTTTTCTGGTGATTTTTGTGTCTCCTTGATGTGGAATATCATCAAGCCCCATTAATTTTGCAATCACACTTGAAATCCTCCCCTTTTCTGGTTTGGATTGAGATGAACTTGAGTGATTCTTCTGTTGTGGGAATGCACTAAGAATCTTTATATCAGGGCCATAGCTAGCTGATTGCTTTTGAGAAGCGGATTTAAAAGTAATTAGTGCTTGACTTTCAAGGTTGTTGTTAGCAGCTTCTGTAGCATAAGTCAGAGCTTTCAGCCTTTGTTTGACATTATTCCTTTCGACTTCTTGGattttaggagaatgccttgAGGACTTGTCAAAGGAGAACCTTGGTCGGTCAAGCTGCTTCTGCTCAGCTACTCTGCTAATGTTgtcttcattgtcttcatccTCCTCCAGCAATACAATCCGATTTTTCCTGTTTGGGTTGACCATGTGTTCGGAAGCTTCTTGCAAGTTTACTAGCATCCGCAAAGACTCTTCCAAATCCATAGCCCCTTTTAACAGTTCCTTCCCAATTTCTATTGAATATCTATCAAAATTAAGGCCACCAGAGCAGGCTTTTAGAATCTGGTTTAGCTTCTGTGCCCCTTTCGATATTTCTTCAATATGGAGGTGTGAAAGAGTAGGGAAGCAATTACTGGACGGCCTTTGCCTATCTGCACTGCTTCTCTCAATCTTGCCAATGTCTGTGGATCTCCTACCAATTTGCTGCAGAAAACCCAACATGGGATTATTGCCAGAGGCATCTGTTCGTAGAATTCTTCCATTCTCAATGGCAAAAGTGAGAGCCATGGACAGATCCCCTATTTGTTCTGAGCCCTGACCTCTTGCATAAGGAACAATCTGTTTTGAAGCTTCTTCAATGATGGAAAATCTATTGCTTCCAGTAGATCTATTATGTGTGTTTGTTGCTCTGGCACCAATCTGCAGAAGATCAAACAATTGACTAAAGGAAGTTCCTGGTCTGCTACAATTATTACAAACAGATTGCACCGAAGTTAGGCCTAGAACTTACAGTTTCAAGTGTTTTCATGTCCCTGGATCCTTTATGGGTCTGCTTGGAGTAAGCATAGGCATCTGTACATACACAAGATAGAGTATAATTTCCAGCTTTGATTGATTAACTCAAGGTTCTATTGGGTAGCCAATGCTCGTATATTTGTGCAATCTAGAGCGATTATCCAGCCATGTCTGAACTCTAAGCAGCATTGTGTTGATGACTATCGGGAATGGGGGGATCTCAACTGTAGAAAGTCTTTCATTCTATTTAGATATTGGAGTTTCCCAATCTGAACTCTAAGCAGCATTGTGTTGATTACTATCGGGAATGGGGGGATCTCAACTGTAGAAAGTCTTTCATTCTATTTGGATATTGGAgtttcccaagtaatttctgTGTCTGTTGAAGGACTAACGTCTCTGTAGTGCACATGTGCATGCAATATACCGTTACACCCAGTTCTGTTTGAAGAAAGAGAAGCAATCTCCCCTCTCCCCTCTCCCCTCttagaaaaatatatcataGGGTGAAAAGCTCTGATTCATTATGGAGGGAGGAATCAGAGAATTTTTCATCCTATGGTCAATCACTATGGATATGCCctttctccactatcttcaaTTCATTAAGTTGAAACATCTACTTTGTTTTCAAATATTAGCATCCAGTTAGTTAAATAGTCAGGATACTTCGATATTTAAACATCTCCACTATTTTCAcacaattttatcaaaattcttGTTCATTAAAAACAAGTATAAATGAGTATAGATGAGTAAAGTAAGTAGATAGTTCTttgtcattttgtttatttcttaCTGAATCTACAAGGTGCTTTATCTGATATTGATTTTTAGTTTCAAATGCTACTTTAAACTTCTCATAAGCTACTGGTAAAACCTGCTCTTGTTATTGCTCTAGTTCATCAAATTATTAGCATCATACTCCATAAAGAATGTAAGAATTTTGTTCACAACTTCAATTTGAAGTAACTGAAATCCCCAATCAAAAAGAAGACAGTACTTTGAAGAttgtgtttcattttctttgcttGCTTGAAGCAATTTAAATGCCTAAACTTGCCTGGACATAAACACTATGTCTAATGCAAACACTATACATACCTATAGCCTTTGGTTTTGAACGATTTGAGCTTTGAGATGCTGCTATTCGTTCCTTGCGTAGCCGGAGATCATCCAGCAGCTTCTGTGCAAAATCTGATCTCTTCGCCATATTGCTCTTGCAATTGGATGTCTCAGTGCGGCACTCTTTTGGCAGCAAAAATAAAAGGGTGTATTTACATTGCAGGCTATTTGTTTTGCAGACAAGGGGAGAGGAATGTtgtgtttctttgatttttttagttGGAAGGACTCTTTCAGAGTTGGGTGGTGGGAGGGAAGTCCAGTCCAAAGCAATCCAAGAGCACTTTGAAAATCTATCCTGAAAGGTTGACGTGAACGCTAGATCTCTCTCACATCTGGGTGTCCTTGCTTGTATTATAATCCAAGCAATGGCAGAGGTGCCAAAGGGCTTGAATTCCAAGCTTCTTTGTGAGCAACTTTGTTCTTTTCTATGTTTTATGAACGTACTGGTCACTATTTGCTATTTCACTGAAGGgtatgcacatttgttgccgcACTACATACTTCATGATGATTCTGAGGAGAATTAGAAATGTAGTTTGTTGGAAAGCAACCTAAGGTCGTTGTAAATTGGTGCACATCAATGAAGTTGGGATGTATAATTTGGAGTTGGTGGAATGTCTTCAAAAGTTTCTGTCAGGAAATTCATCATACGAGATGTGGACTTTGTTGGAGAGATAGAGGGAATACTTCTTTGCGTGAATGAATCAATTTGTATAAATTCTAGAAACTTTACTGTCCAGTGTCCTCCagtaaaagacaaaaaaaaaattgtttgcaaGCCTTTTTATACAAACTGCTAGATGCATTCGATAAATATAAGTGAGATGCAAATagttgtacggaatgaataaaaaaaagttataaaaataattttttttcatatgggtctcatattaattcacttttttcaaagtgactgcatgccgtttgcacaaccacgactgtaaatatcatttctccttTTTATATACCCTCTAAACATATTATTGATGTAAAAACTTAAACTTTATAgattagtttaaataaaattaaaaaattaaaaaaaattaaaaagcatgTGTTTGGATAATGCTAGCAGGCCGTTGCTAAGCATACCACTAGtgcatttcaatattttttaacatttttaatcgttaagaaaaaaaatacatgttgagaaattatttcatattatcTATAGATAAGattttaaacatgtttataaaaaataaagaacaaccCTCTTTTATTAAACCAGTTTTATAAGATAAGTtatgtttataaatttttcatactATCAGAATCTGCCATAAAATGAATAAGAGTCTGTATTACTTATCTCGTGACAACGATCAGAAAAAATATTGGCTTGTATGTAAGGGAGAGTgttgagaaataaattttatattacatataaataagatcttgaacatatttataaaaaatgaacaacAGCGGTAGTTTTGAGAGATTGCACTagcatttttcatttatattttgatatttttgtgaATATAATAAGTCCTACAGTAATTAAGCAATCTgggacataaaaaaaataaaaaataaaaaaactctagGGAATCTTaatacaaaaaaggaaaaaatgaaaaaaaaaaaattcctgaaAATGTAGGTTGGATGGCATTATGTAACTCATCTGACCATGCAGGTGTTGTACGTCTAATAAGTGAGCACCAACTCTCTTCATTTATAGTCATGTgttcattattatatattacaaatcATGAGGATTTCAAACCTTTTAATTTCCATTAAAGACATGTGTATTAaagtttttagaattttcattCATCAGGTGTTGAGTGTTCATTGATTATCCATCGTTTTAAGTACGAATAGATAGAACTTTGGATAATTAGGTctaacattgttttcaaatgAGTCATCACGACAtgacaaattaattaatatatatatatgtatatatatatacacacatatatttcTCTTTGCATCGCAACCCTCAACCGGAATCTCAACGAAAATCTTCACTGGAATTGAGGGAGAACCTCTTTCTCCTACTCCCAACAGTGGCGGAACCATGAAAGGGCAGGGATGCttccaaaagtttgaaaaaaaacataatacatattaaatttttataatttaataggaTAATATTAATCATATCTTGTGTGGGCTCCATCTGAGCctctttataaaattatcttgatcttatatattaattacttataagtctaatttaaaaaaaattagacattTGGTGTTTCTTTTTAGACAcagtgtgttttttttaatatatttatatgaatatttttatgttattttaataatatattattcttgacatatcatattcttttttaatacataaattgtattaaacatattttagttttattttaaaatttatcatcaGATTATTCTATActgcaaaaaaaattatataaaaatataacaaaaagtattttgtcaaaGTGCTTTGCTTGCCCCCCTAAATCAAATTCCTAGTTTGCCCAATAACTTTTTTTCAGCTCAATTCTtcgatattttgttttttattcccTTTTTGTAACACACCGAGAAAAGTTAGGGTTTAGCTCTCTTCTAGAGGAGCTCTTCTAGGAAGTtgttgggagagagagagagttgaaaaaaaaaaaagacaaaagttTGTAATAGCATTCAGAATGATCCCTACCATGACGCTGCGAGCCTATATGTCGTTATAATGTCTAATAGAAAATTCTATCACAACGCTTTGTCTCGTTGCAATCTGGATTCTCTGTAAACTAAATAACTCTTGCCAAAAATTACTCGTAAAAATTTTGTTTCGGTCTGAAACTATTGAATGGGAAGTCCATGTAGTCTGAATGTGTATTTGAGGAATAAATCAACTACATCCTTGATTGTGTAAGGGTACTCTCtatgttttaacttttcttAATCAAGGATCACAAAGAAAATGGCATAAATATCTTCATTAACAAATTTAGAATAGACAATTGTAGTGCTTCCTTTTCCGATTCGAATCACGACCATATTTGACAAATTCACCAGTTAGATATTACAACATTTATTATAGTGATTTGCTCTTTGACTAAATAAGGGCTCGAGTCCAATTTATTAGTTtcattgttgtttatttttatttgtagtgTTTGTATGCACtccaatttttgtaatagagtTTTTGTCAAAGTCTCTCGCTCTCaccttttatattttcttttttaattttaatacaagtttgatggaaaaaaagaaaaaaaagcaatAGACAATCAATGATGGACCCACGTTAGACTTAGGGGCCATGGTCCCCCCAAACTTTTTGAAAACACAATATATCTtataaattttacatataattcaATACAAAAATGCTACAGACAACCGCCCTTGCATTCTCGTTATGAAACAAGTTGTCACGTCAGtagttaatattaataaaaattaaaattaaaaaaatagaaaaaaataaagaagaagaagacaaaagaaagggaaaatatCATGTAGGTGGAAAGAgggaaaatcaaaataaaaaacaaagagcTGGGCAACtcacatagaaaaaaaaataaagagttggGCGAATTGAGAGCTGAAATAAAATTGCTAAAAACTCTCCCAAATCAAACTGCTAAAAACTTCAAATAAAATTCTTGAATTCACACCGAACTTCGAACCTTGCTAGCCCTTTTTATAAAACCGTCCACGTGCAAGTAAAAATGTCTCTAAGGCAagctaactttttttttccttgttttctggttttattcatttcttttgcTTCAGCACTACAAGTCCAGTACTGCAATTCCATTATTCccccattttttttaagttctctCCAAAATTTGTCTTCGTTTTGTATCTTTTGCAACTAGCATGCGTaagtttttattcattttctgtGTTGCATGTCAACTTTCCAAGTCTTGCATCTAGCCGAAAGTCCTTGCATTTAATTTTCTGCATCAAGAATGGATGGTCCCGCGCGCTgctacttcttcttttttttttttttagtttcggTTCCCTCCAGCATGCATTTGGCTTCCgtctcttttattttccttcccTTCTGCATGAGTGTGTTTCTTGCTgggttctttatttttcttctacaTGAGTTGCCCAACTCTTTATTCCTTCCATGTCTTCCAACCGAAAGTATTTTGTTTTCGTGTATTTCAGCTCTCAATTTGCCtagctctttgtttttcttttgcgtGAGTTGCTCtttatcttttgttttgattttccttcttttcgcGTACAGGATGTTTctccacttttttaaaattaatattaactgCTAACGTGGCAGCCGATTTCGCAGTGGGGAAGCAGGGGCGGTTGTCTCTAAAATGTAGAAAATGaccccataaaaaaattataatactctctaaaatgttttaaaatttcaatatacctaaaaatgcatatctctagtttttttttttataatcccAAAATTctgtttaatttatatatattatttattttcaatgatatgatctcttcaaaattaaacttaaaattaagtttacgagaaataataaactttttaatatggatcccaaaattttttgttatacaatattggGCTTTTTAATAAGGAATCTAAagtgaaaatacaaaaaaagttatttaaggTAGATaacctatatgaaaaatagttgtgAGATTTTATCTTCTAGGTTTCACTgagtaaaaaaagaaagaatttatGTAAACTTTCAATTATAAcattatatgtttaatgtgaTATGAATCTGAAACATTATCTTCAGAATTTGAGCCATGGTGATGCACGGCAtggtgggcatggcttgctgaaggtaagccatggtggtgcacggcatgatgggcatggcttgctgaaggTAAGCCATGATGGTGCACATCATGGCTCAGGCTGATGGCCTAGGCGCTGAgtctgcaaggcatgggctagagccatgcgctggatggcatgcctggtgggcatACCACTGACCTGCTccgcaaggcatgggctggagccatgcgctggatggcacgccgcgaggcatgccactaacctgctctgcaaggcacgggctggagccgTGCGCTGGATGGCGTGGGGGCACGCCACTGGCCTTGCTAGGTGGTGTGGGGGCACGCATGCATGCGCGCAGATGCACGCTCAAGGGCACACGCAAGCCTGCACGCGGTCAGTAGCCTCCATGCTCGCCCGCTGTGTGTCATGGTttgagccaaggcatgcaagcagactagccatgtgactgtcctgACCCTCCATGGGTCGTGCCGAGGTGTGGTCCCGAGCAAATCTCCTGGGGGTTGTGACAGGATGGTCCCGCACGCtgctgcttcttctttttttttttttttttttttagtttcagttCCCTCCAACGTGCATTTGGCTTCtgtctcttttattttccttcccTTCTGCATGAGTGTGTTTCTTGCTgggttctttatttttcttctacaTGAGTTGCCCAACTCTTTATTCCTTCCATGTCTTCCAACCGAAAGTGTTGTGTCTTGGTGTATTTCAGTTCTCAATTTGCCCagctctttgtttttcttttgcgtGAGTTGCTCtttatcttttgttttgattttcattcttttcgCGTACAGGatgtttctccattttttttaaattaatattaactgCTATCGTGGCAACCGGTTTCGCAGTGGGGAAGCAGGGGCGGTTGTCTCTAGcattttttaattcattaaatatagaaaatgaccccataaaaaatttataatctccaTTTACTCtctaaaatgttttaaaatttcaatatacctaaaaatgcatatctctagtttttttcttataatccccaaattctgtttaatttctatatattatttattttcaaggatgtgatctcttcaaaattaaacttaaaattaagtttacgagaaataataaactttttaatatggatcccaaaattttttattatataatattgggCTTTTTAATAAGGAATCTAAagtgaaaatacaaaaaaagttatttaaggTAGATaacctatatgaaaaatagttgtgAGATTTTATCTTCTAGGTTTCACTgagtaaaaaaaagaatttatgtaAACTTTCAATTATAAcattatatgtttaatgtgatacaaatctgaaacattatttcatgaaacattaTCTTCAGAatctaaaacatatattaagttatgtttttataattttatttctacataTACGTAGCAAATTATCGAGATATACTTTTATAtgtagttatgtttttatgatttttcaatctctttttaatttatataagaaaaataatattaatagtccTAGAATGTGCAAGCTCTGCCACTAAAAGTAGGTAAATCTataactcacatgaaaaaattattttttaataggagACCTCATCATTATTACAAAGGGAGTGCGTAGTGCTTGCAACCCTACAACTATAtctattactttttatataaatatgtcaCAGTAGAAAAATTAGCTCCTCTCAACACAATTACTGATTCCGCTATTGTaaaccaacaaaaatattaaagtcaaaataaatgatcattttacttACAGTAGCCCCATTGTTACATTGTATTACTTCAAAGTATTcgaaaaactatttattatgtttaatttatttattaatcatttaatgtcaaatgatattgatgaaatagatcatgaatattatttaaaaaaaaaaaaatcatatccaagtcgcatattttatcatttatatctTCTAACTATAAACATGTTATTGTGGTGGGTAAATGAGTTAACATCAGCCAATTACTGTACGAATGAGATATTTCCATAGAGCATGAAATTTGCCAATTTGGCAACCAAATTTCAATCAATCAATAAagattatttttagtttttcc
This is a stretch of genomic DNA from Carya illinoinensis cultivar Pawnee chromosome 15, C.illinoinensisPawnee_v1, whole genome shotgun sequence. It encodes these proteins:
- the LOC122296705 gene encoding uncharacterized protein LOC122296705, with the translated sequence MEGQDSHMASLLACLGSNHDTQRASMEATDRVQACQIVTSTFIKHRKEQSCSQRSLEFKPFGTSAIAWIIIQARTPRCERDLAFTSTFQDRFSKCSWIALDWTSLPPPNSERVLPTKKIKETQHSSPLVCKTNSLQCKYTLLFLLPKECRTETSNCKSNMAKRSDFAQKLLDDLRLRKERIAASQSSNRSKPKAIDAYAYSKQTHKGSRDMKTLETIGARATNTHNRSTGSNRFSIIEEASKQIVPYARGQGSEQIGDLSMALTFAIENGRILRTDASGNNPMLGFLQQIGRRSTDIGKIERSSADRQRPSSNCFPTLSHLHIEEISKGAQKLNQILKACSGGLNFDRYSIEIGKELLKGAMDLEESLRMLVNLQEASEHMVNPNRKNRIVLLEEDEDNEDNISRVAEQKQLDRPRFSFDKSSRHSPKIQEVERNNVKQRLKALTYATEAANNNLESQALITFKSASQKQSASYGPDIKILSAFPQQKNHSSSSQSKPEKGRISSVIAKLMGLDDIPHQGDTKITRKADLAPKQKAEGVPLQHMARGSTKNAILKTKDTTYLESPQRQKVTDAKRNHVMLDQTFVSKGGKNLPTRNASIETIIHNGNSLQKDMEQIQRGTSSEKASLKTEKQQNKIAQLNQNARSQKNIQDKERKQDDIKNREQKGTGMGKTKEPVSRQEMRQMDAKAHKRSEAAVILQGKTGYKESMLQPEKRYVNKLLLPNNQEKSQNSPGLQQQYILQKPEQQGEKNQGEEREQQITNQKLQMSKQRGRGLIFKSSAKTPSDVTNLQKKHQHMNQVTSSKKGSTEAIHAAHSEGFPNGRHHEDLVAEESSPDLNFHMKALENRNSEKNFYPSDPVSQLVREKARIPPFMEGKPVYVPATQKEKNTKAHKSETPRKIDEVATRRNGTLQNFVRPSKQQSSILQEVKPRRNDKFSDYKGAEQVRANMSKEAESHIVKSNKSASSIQPLNVAQLMKEAEKAFPLYSPSVDGCQSLEESVLPPKGSSQNMVSKISYDQEDHEPVFDGDEENKGCKFTTNSISGTTGESRDISYPSLLDHRKVPKSGMHEPLTESENFLKQILITSELFLNTAEALFKLNIPFDVFHASGTRDYQDEESKLILDCVYEVMRRKGRRQELTVNPCIKLSTHATKVKSLEGLIKQLHKDYETLKFYGRNGNPRADIEDYLPKMLEIDVHNGDPDVNCMWDVGWNDMMFALLEKGDVIRDVEKHVLSGLIEDITRDLLPDRARSKRTP